A genomic segment from Odontesthes bonariensis isolate fOdoBon6 chromosome 8, fOdoBon6.hap1, whole genome shotgun sequence encodes:
- the dusp16 gene encoding dual specificity protein phosphatase 16, protein MSERSGSRCGSGMLRPDSVRPIGAEALVALLEGGLDRVVLIDSRPFVDYNAAHILEAVNVNCSKLMKRRLQQDKVQIAELLQHSAKKKLELQGDQEVVVYDQSSSDLAALGADCFLSVLLVKLERSFPSVHLLSGGFLEFSHLFPGLCEGKSTLVPSCMSQPCLPVANVGPTRILPHLYLGCQRDVLNKELMQQNDIAYVLNASNTCPKPDFIPESHFLRVPVNDSFCEKILPWLDRSVEFIEKAKASNARVLVHCLAGISRSATIAIAYIMKRMDMSLDEAYRFVKEKRPTISPNFNFLGQLLDFEKKIKSPPGSESRPKALHHPEPSGKSMAGPKDAEPSGPSEAPPWKPPAGPGLAPLEPLTLPCVLADAPEELAQALSGLQLAEGPEDSARLKRSFSLDIKSFGEPGGSSAHRVFAPHGGSGDDFYKPPSFKEAASKLCQFSPVEEVSEQSTPEQSPDKEEVAAPAPSASAKPPPAPSAAAKPPPAPSAAAKPPPVAPTCAHTLQRSGSMEESATSFLFGLSRSQQQLARPGSSGALKGWHSDILLAPVTVSTSSLTGGWYLSSDSTRFYSTSAIWSGGGAGGLAAYGCSHGLEAVRRRSRQRTGDRGDSRRSWHEESSFEKQLKRRSCQMEFGDGLTDSRSREEMASQASFSGSMEVIQVS, encoded by the exons ATGTCGGAGCGTTCGGGGTCCAGGTGCGGATCGGGGATGCTGCGGCCCGACTCGGTGCGGCCCATTGGGGCGGAGGCGCTGGTGGCGCTGCTGGAGGGGGGGTTGGACCGGGTGGTGCTGATCGACAGCCGGCCCTTCGTGGACTACAACGCTGCGCACATCCTGGAGGCGGTCAACGTGAACTGCTCCAAGCTGATGAAGAGAAGGCTGCAGCAGGACAAGGTGCAGATCGCTGAGCTGCTGCAGCACTCAGCCAAGAAGAAG ctgGAGCTGCAGGGCGACCAGGAGGTCGTCGTCTACGATCAGAGCTCCTCGGACCTGGCCGCTCTCGGCGCCGACTGTTTCCTCAGCGTCCTGCTGGTTAAACTGGAGAGGAGCTTCCCCTCCGTGCACCTGCTCTCAG GTGGTTTCTTGGAGTTCTCCCATCTGTTTCCGGGTCTGTGTGAAGGGAAGTCCACGCTGGTTCCCTCCTGCATGTCTCAGCCCTGCCTGCCCGTCGCCAACGTCGGGCCGACCCGCATCCTGCCACACCTGTACCTGGGCTGCCAGAGAGACGTCCTCAACAAG GAGCTGATGCAGCAGAACGACATCGCCTACGTCCTGAATGCGAGCAACACCTGTCCCAAACCCGACTTCATCCCAGAGTCTCACTTCCTGAGGGTTCCCGTCAACGACTCGTTCTGCGAAAAGATCCTGCCGTGGTTGGACAGATCGGTGGAGTTTATAG AGAAGGCCAAAGCGTCCAACGCTCGAGTTCTGGTTCACTGTCTGGCGGGAATCTCCCGCTCGGCCACCATCGCCATCGCGTACATCATGAAGAGGATGGACATGTCGCTGGATGAGGCGTACAG GTTTGTGAAGGAGAAGCGGCCGACCATCTCCCCCAACTTCAACTTCCTGGGTCAGCTGCTGGACTTTGAGAAGAAGATCAAAAGTCCTCCTGGTTCTGAGTCCAGACCGAAGGCCCTGCATCATCCAGAGCCCAGCGGCAAGTCCATGGCCGGGCCCAAGGACGCAGAGCCTTCGGGCCCCTCAGAGGCCCCCCCCTGGAAACCTCCCGCAGGCCCCGGTCTGGCCCCGCTGGAGCCCCTCACCCTGCCCTGCGTCTTAGCCGACGCCCCCGAGGAGCTGGCTCAGGCTCTGAGCGGCCTGCAGCTCGCCGAGGGGCCGGAGGACAGCGCCCGGCTGAAGCGCTCCTTCTCTCTGGACATCAAGTCGTTCGGCGAGCCGGGCGGGAGCTCCGCCCACCGAGTGTTCGCCCCTCACGGAGGATCCGGGGACGACTTCTACAAGCCGCCGTCCTTCAAAGAGGCCGCCAGCAAGCTGTGCCAGTTCTCTCCGGTGGAGGAGGTGTCGGAGCAGTCCACCCCGGAGCAAAGTCCCGATAAGGAGGAGGTGGCGGCGCCGGCCCCCAGCGCCTCCGCCAAGCCTCCGCCGGCCCCCAGCGCCGCCGCCAAGCCTCCGCCGGCCCCCAGCGCCGCTGCCAAGCCTCCGCCTGTGGCTCCCACCTGTGCGCACACGCTGCAGCGCAGCGGCAGCATGGAGGAGAGCGCCACCAGCTTCCTGTTCGGCCTCTCCCGCAGCCAGCAGCAGCTCGCCAGGCCGGGCTCCAGCGGCGCCCTGAAGGGGTGGCACTCCGACATCCTGCTGGCGCCCGTCACCGTCTCCACCTCCTCCCTGACGGGCGGCTGGTACCTCTCCTCAGACTCCACGCGCTTCTACTCCACCTCCGCCATCTGGAGCGGCGGCGGGGCCGGCGGCCTGGCGGCGTACGGCTGCAGCCACGGCCTGGAGGCGGTGCGGCGGCGCAGCCGGCAGCGGACCGGCGACCGCGGCGACTCGAGGCGGAGCTGGCACGAGGAGAGCAGCTTCGAGAAGCAGCTGAAGCGGCGCAGCTGCCAGATGGAGTTTGGCGACGGGCTGACGGACAGCCGGTCCCGCGAGGAGATGGCGAGCCAGGCCAGCTTCTCCGGCAGCATGGAGGTCATCCAGGTGTCCTGA